The Procambarus clarkii isolate CNS0578487 chromosome 91, FALCON_Pclarkii_2.0, whole genome shotgun sequence region tactctgagggggggggggggttcgatgTCACCATTATTTGGGGAACGGCTTCAATCTGgcctattagtcatttttttattagtacatgaggtacatctgcattagtacagctgccctaaactatatgaagtggagtacagtgtgtcaaaaaaaaagataactaggtgatgctaaaaaatccccatcacacaggatggttagtcatacagaggcatgtgataagcggtctgcactgacagactccggatgcattttgaggatatcatcaacacaagattgaataaggcagcagtggtaataaaagtccccatctcgcaggatggttagtcatacaggcccagatgttcagtagcctgcactggcaaattttgggtgcaatatgaggatttcttcaagaatacgagagtgaataaagtaattgcaaagctccaggtacctcatgccaactggtctgaaaggtctaataactgggcattcggtgatgtagtgtgggagatcatgtcgcagttcctgctcacagagtttgcaactggagtgctcaggattgggagatccgtcacctgcagccacctgccacaggtaacggtaacccaacctgatcctggcaactactgtgtcgcacagtctggtccacgttttgtgctgcccatagatataggtttcagatctgaacaaatcatagctttttatactagtactttcaggtcgttgggagtcagtaatttctttcctatcagacctgagtgtttggaccaatacagttttgacagcagagatggggatacctagatctaattcaacttcatctttgttacacgctaatttggctgcaatgtctgtctcattatgatgggttatatttatgtgtgaaggtatccatacaaaggagattcgagaccctttactctgtgcagcaattaggtcatttataattggtagtatgaggttcttgctgtagatcttccaggagaagttttcgattgcttgaagagcagactttgaatcacatcaGTACACTATCTTTATCAAATATCTAATCTATATTCATAAATGCCCTCTACGATCGCTGGGTACAGGATCAAACAGTAACAAACAATCTATCAACTAATTTAGTGCGCTTACCGCAGAATTTTAGGATGCACGACACTTGTCCTCTGGTGCCCCTACCTGGCGCTACTCTTGGGCGTCCACCAAAATCTTTTTGGACTGTCTCTCAAAGCTTCTATCAATCCCGACTTGAGTCTACAAAGTCGCCTGGCAGGCTTCACACGGAAACACCTGCTTACTTTTACTCCACTCGAAGGATATTTCACATTAGAGTCCACACAGGACACGACCACCATATATAGGCTTCAGGTCGCCTCTAATATTTTCACGATCAATGAGAAATGACGTACGACTTCCTCGGCAGCTTCCTCACGCTTTGTAACAAATAGCCTTCCCTCAAACACTTTACCAAGCACTATATTCTTCTGCCCAGGAGACAACGACGTACGTCCATTCCTGACGACTTGACACGTAACCACATGTAACAAAATGTCGACATTTCATTCCATCTAACTTTTATAAGATGTTTGTCCTCTGCTTGTCTCTATTTAGTCATAATTCACTGACGTTTACTTAATAAACTTCCTTCCCCCCTGACTCCTCAAATCcagtgaggtgggtagaataactCATCTGGTAGACTCGCTTCACTAGGCTACCTGGGGTTCAATGATAACAGTATATATTCAGTATGATGATGGACTTGAATAAATCCTGGGCACCATTTATTTGATATATCCTAtatcaattattattatatatattatattattatgtctatatagatacatatattgTTATGTATCTAATAGCTGATTTGTTTGAGTATGATACGTTTGAGTTAGAATGTAGTGGTTGAGCCCTAGACACATAGTTACCATAAGTAAGTATAGAAATAAGACACCAAGCCTGGAAGACTctctgatattccaagagtgcgacttaatcaAAGCAGAAATGTTCTGCAAATTAAGGGTACCAAAATGTGGAAACAACTTCTTagtgacatcaaagactgttctTCTCTCAACAGTTTAAAATATAAACTAAGAACTACCTGAGAAACTCATATGGAACCTTCCTTACTTCCTAAATGAAAACCTACGTTTTGCTGTTATTGAACCTTAAGTTACTGAACATGTACTAAAGCTATGTGCCATGGGGGGCCcccatagcctggtggatagcgcgcaggactcgtaattctgtggcgcgggttcgattcccgcacgaggcagaaacaaatgggcaaagtttctttcaccctgaatgcccctgttacctagcagtaaataggtacctgggtgttagtcagctgtcacgggctgcttcctgggggtggaggcctggtcaaggaccgggccgcggggacactaaagccccgaaatcaactcaagataaccatgtaaaaatttgaaaaaaaaatgcattttttCTGGTTATGCTTCAAAATTAATAAGTTCTGTTGCAATTTTCGCTGTTTCAGTTGTGTAATAATTTTAACTTTATTTATATTTCTCAACTTCAATTCAATATTGTTTATCTAATTTAGTTTTAAGTCATTTGTTTGTTTTTCCATATGCGGGAAACGTTGAGCGTATTAGTGGCTTCGGGCATTGTACCTCTCTTACCCATGAATCATATAATTATCTTGTATtctatgtatgtatatacttttgtttaaatacaaattattatttttatttagtaCCGTCTCAAAACGAGCAATGTCAAAAGAATCAGATTCGCCAGTGATTAAAATGAAGGACATATGATTGGAGCGAACATTGAGAAAcacgtgtaaagtgtgtggacaaagacagggacacacactcgaacactatatcttggattgtagtaaaattgagccatttaaagataaatctaagctcatgctgtatgatatggcaacctatcttattaccaaggataaaatacctgaaatccttgcactgtatccatatttcgcttccagtagataaaccacataagattaagaaacaagtagtgtattgtgaagaccaataataaacagcagctcccctatgactctgtaatatctccattgtcaaacagttatgtattagcgataaggcctaccattaatgtataatgacttactgtaaatatatagctcttgaaatagaacattctctgtaactagctgacattgtaactataaggtgtgaaggatagatgaaattgtttatgtaataatctgagATTAATGGGTCGATCTTTTCGAGGAGTTTGGGGGATGAaatttgtttatgtaataatctaagatgaggtctgataaagaccttttgtgccctctgtaatgctttttgcgctaccgctcacaggatgagtatggggtgcacaataaactagtcgcctccggcggcaacaataaacaAATTGAGAAACAAAATTTTTGATCATCGTGAAAGTCGGGACACTGTCCCAGGAGATGAGCGACCAGACAGTTACCATGATATCGAAATAAATTACCTAGTAGTGTAGTGTAAGAAAAGCAGAGTTGGGGGACATTATTTTTGTATAGTGTTATCACTGTGCTACCACTTACAATTATAGGATCACAATATTATGACATAATGAGATCAGTTGTGGTAACTGTGTCGTCAGAGGCGCCGCCAGTCATACTGGAGTGACTGTGCTGGCAGTGACTGGCACTTTCACTCCCGCTCCCGCTCCCACAGGAACTATACCTGGCCCACTTACTCCTCAATTCCGCCCGACGTTTCTGTCGGTTTTGAATATGAATCTTAGTGCAAAAcctttttaattatatttttcataCATTTATGCAGAGTTTTGTCTTCACAGCCTTACTGATGCCCACATTAGCTGATTTCTGATCGAATCTGATTAGACATATCATcgaaacaatcgacttgagaatggtccaggacggaccgaaacgtcgtcgtcccttcaacttctagtgtgtggtctggtcaacatacttcagccacgttattgtgactcatcgcctgcatatcatCGAAACGTTCAAAATACTGTAAAGTTTGGAGGATATTTAACCAGACAAGACCGTCAAAAGGTCAGaagtaacacaaacaaggggtaacagtttcaagctcaccaagccacaatgtaagactGAAAACagcagatgctttttcacccacagggttataaaccaatggaaccgcttacccgtcgaagccgtaaatgccaaaactctgcagAACTtcaaaatccagcttgaaaaaattACCAGGACAAATGagagaacctttgacaagccgccggcttcctgtcctcgtcgaggccactccgGTGTTTGTGACCCTTAGGTAAATTAGGTTTTAAAACATAGTCTTAGTTTATGTATTGTttatttttgttgtatttgttaTTTATATAAAAGGTAAACATTGGGGTGAGACAGTAGGCACACTGGAGTGTGAGAGTAACGTTACTGCAGCGCCACTAACacgctaggggagccggtcggccgagcggacagcacgctggacttgtgatcctgtggtcccggattcgatcccgggcgccggcgagaaacaatgggcagagtttctttcaccctatgtccctgttacctagcagtaaaataggtacctgggtgttagtcagctgtcacgggctgcttcctgggggtggaggcctggtcgaggaccgggccgcggggacactaaagccccgaaatcatctcaagataacctcaagataacacacacAGTGTTCCGCGGGTCCTGAAGCTAAACAATACAGATAACATAATTTGAGTTCAACATAATAACTACATTACAAATTGACAGAAAAGATTATACTGATAACGTTGAATGTCTTAAGAAATGAATTGTGTGAGAGGAGTACCACAAAGTGGAAAATTATGAAGAAATTAGGAACTTTTTGGTTTACTTTTAGATAAGTATAAGTTGGACACTTgtttaattcattagggagtgagttccatagactgggtccactTATAACCATGGAGTGTTCGCACATatcaaaaaaatatttatttctggtgtggtgctcatgggatctgttagatctattaaggaaaagtttcagagcaagattagcatttaggaacaaggttttgtaaatgtaaatagtACAAGAGAatatgtggagtgagtgtatgtttagcattttTACAGATTTacacagaggggctgtgtgttgtctgaaggcagagtttgttatagttctgatagcacaTTTTtgatgggtgatgatgggcttgaggtaatttgcagtggttgaacccatgtacagataccgtatgtaaagATATGGATAGATTAACGAGTAGTACATTGTAAgaagagcagagtggggaacataatatctgatttttagaatataccaacagttttAGAGACTTATTTGGCTGATACCTGGTACTCAAACTTTGTAACCAACAGTTGCCTATAACGAACTGATTATCTTAATTATTAGCACATAATATCATGTTTATTTTAGAGTTACTTTATTTCATTTATATATTACGAAGCCCATACACGAGTccagttgtgtgtggtgatggaacGATTACTCTCACATGATAGTACAGCTACTAGCAGTCCTATAGCTACCAGTAGTCCTATAGCAATACGACTGCTTGTAGCTATAGGACTGTTTGTAGCTATAGGACTGCTTGAAGCTATAGGACTGCTTGTAGCTATAGGTAGCTACCAGTAGTCCTATAGCAATAGGACTGCTTGTAGCTATAGGACTGCTTGAAGCTATAGGACTGTTTGTAGCTATAGGACTGCTTGTAGCTATAGGACTGCTTGTAGCTATAGGACTGCTTGTAGCTATAGGACTGCTTGTAGCTATAGGACTGCTTGTAGCTATAGGACTGCTTGTAGCTATAGGACTGTTTGAAGCTATAGGACTGTTTGTAGCTATAGGACTGCTTGAAGCTATAGGACTGTTTGAAGCTATAGGACTGTTTGTAGCTATAGGACTGCTTGTAGCTATAGGACTGCTTGAAGCTATAGGACTGTTTGAAGCTATAGGACTGTTTGTAGCTATAGGACTGCTTGAAGCTATAGGACTGCTTGTAGCTATAGGACTGCTTGTAGCTATAGGACTGCTTGTAGCTATAGGACTGCTTGTAGCTATAGGACTGCTTGTAGCTATAGGACTGCTTGTAGCTATAGAACTGCTTGTAGCTATAGGACTGTTTGTAGCTATAGGACTGCTTGAAGCTATAGGACTGCTTGTAGCTATAGGACTGTTTGTAGCTATAGGACTGTTTGTAGCTATAGGACTGTTTGTAGCTATAGGACTGCTTGAAGCTATAGGACTGCTTGTAGCTATAGGACTGCTTGAAGCTATAGGACTGTTTGAAGCTATAGGACTGTTTGTAGCTATAGGACTGTTTGTAGCTATAGGACTGCTTGAAGCTATAGGACTGCTTGAAGCTATAGGACTGCTTGAAGCTATAGGACTGCTTGTAGCTATAGGACTGCTTGTAGCTATAGGACTGCTTGAAGCTATAGGACTGCTTGAAGCTATAGGACTGTTTGTAGCTATAGGACTGTTTGTAGCTATAGGACTGCTTGAAGCAATAGGACTGCTTGAAGCTATAGGACTGCTTGTAGCTATAGGACTGTTTGAAGCTATAGGACTGTTTGTAGCTATAGGACTGCTTGAAGCTATAGGACTGTTTGAAGCTATAGGACTGTTTGTAGCTATAGGACTGTTTGTAGCTATAGGACTGCTTGAAGCTATATGACTGCTTGAAGCTATAGGACTGCTTGAAGCTATAGGACTGCTTGTAGCTATAGGACTGCTTGAAGCTATTGGACTGCTTGTAGCTATAGGACTGCTTGAAGCTATAGGACTGTTTGTAGCTATAGGACTGTTTGTAGCTATAGGACTGCTTGAAGCAATAGGACTGCTTGAAGCTATAGGACTGCTTGTAGCTATAGGACTGTTTGAAGCTATAGGACTGTTTGTAGCTATAGGACTGCTTGAAGCTATAGGACTGCTTGAAGCTATAGGACTGCTTGAAGCTATAGGACTGCTTGTAGCTATAGGACTGCTTGAAGCTATAGGACTGCTTGTAGCTATAGGACTGCTTGAAGCTATAGGACTGTTTGTAGCTATAGGACTGTTTGTAGCTATAGGACTGCTTGAAGCTATAGGACTGCTTGAAGCTATAGGACTGCTTGTAGCTATAGGACTGCTTGTAGCTATAGGACTGTTTGAAGCTATAGGACTGCTTGAAGCTATAGGACTGCTTGAAGCTATAGGACTGCTTGAAGCTATAGGACTGCTTGAAGCTATAGGACTGCTTGTAGCTATAGGACTGCTTGTAGCTATAGGACTGCTTGAAGCTATAGGACTGCTTGTAGCTATAGGACTGCTTGTAGCTATAGGACTGCTTGTAGCTATAGGACTGCTTGAAGCTATAGGACTGCTTGAAGCTATAGGACTGCTTGTAGCTATAGGACTGTTTGTAGCTATAGGACTGTTTGTAGCTATAGGACTGCTTGAAGCTATAGGACTGCTTGTAGCTATAGGACTGTTTGTAGCTATAGGACTGTTTGTAGCTATAGGACTGCTTGAAGCTATAGGACTGCTTGTAGCTATAGGACTGCTTGTAGCTATAGGACTGCTTGAAGCTATAGGACTGCTTGAAGCTATAAGACTGCTTGTAGCTATAGGACTGTTTGTAGCTATAGGACTGTTTGTAGCTATAGGACTGCTTGAAGCTATAGGACTGCTTGTAGCTATAGGACTGTTTGTAGCTATAGGACTGTTTGTAGCTATAGGACTGCTTGAAGCTATAGGACTGTTTGTAGCTATAGGACTGTTTGTAGCTATAGGACTGCTTGAAGCTATAGGACTGTTTGTAGCTATTGGACTGTTTGTAGCTATAGGACTGCTTGAAGCTATAGGACTGCTTGTAGCTATAGGACTGTTTGTAGCTATAGGACTGCTTGAAGCTATAGGACTGCTTGTAGCTATAGGACTGTTTGTAGCTATAGGACTGCTTGAAGCTATAGGACTGCTTGTAGCTATAGGACTGTTTGTAGCTATAGGACTGTTTGTAGCTATAGGACTGCTTGAAGCTATAGGACTGTTTGTAGCTATAGGACTGTTTGTAGCTATAGGACTGCTTGAAGCTATAGGACTGTTTGTAGCTATAGGACTGTTTGTAACTATAGGACTGCTTGAAGCTATAGGACTGCTTGAAGCTATAGGACTGCTTGTAGCTATAGGACTGTTTGTAGCTATAGGACTGTTTGTAGCTATAGGACTGTTTGTAGCTATAGGACTGCTTGTAGCTATAGGTAGCTACCAGTAGTCCTATAACTACCAGCAGTCCTATAGCTATAGGATTGCTGGTGGCTATTAGACTGCTGGTAGCTATAGCTACCAGCAGTACTATTGCTGTTAGCAGTGCTATAGTACTGCTGGTAGCTATAGTGTTGGATGCACATGGTCACACAGGCGGTGACCTCATTCAGCGACTGCATATTGCCAGCACTCAACTCAGCAGCAGTTGTCAACAGCAGCGGCAACACAGCGTGCAGATGTGCATCTTCTCCAAGTGTGACTACACTCCAACAACCAGCAGTTGATGGCACTAGACTTCAGCAGATGGTCTGGTTGTTGGAGTTGTTGCtcattctcgcaaatttaataagtcaatattgacttattaaatatgtgcataggtgacatacttaacataatagtttccattgaaaagcttcatagaaaacaccgaccttacctaacctacttagtatgttaagataagcatcttattgcttcgtaattacaatta contains the following coding sequences:
- the LOC138359574 gene encoding uncharacterized protein — translated: MQSLNEVTACVTMCIQHYSYQQYYSTANSNTTNSPIATSSPIASSSPIASSSPIVTNSPIATNSPIASSSPIATNSPIATNSPIASSSPIATNSPIATNSPIATSSPIASSSPIATNSPIATSSPIASSSPIATNSPIATSSPIASSSPIATNSPIATNSPIASSSPIATNSPIATNSPIASSSPIATNSPIATNSPIATSSPIASSSPIATNSPIATNSPIATSSLIASSSPIASSSPIATSSPIATSSPIASSSPIATNSPIATNSPIATSSPIASSSPIATNSPIATNSPIATSSPIASSSPIASSSPIATSSPIATSSPIATSSPIASSSPIATSSPIATSSPIASSSPIASSSPIASSSPIASSSPIASNSPIATSSPIATSSPIASSSPIASSSPIATNSPIATNSPIASSSPIATSSPIASSSPIATSSPIASSSPIASSSPIASSSPIATNSPIASNSPIATSSPIASSSPIASSSPIATNSPIATNSPIASSSPIATSSPIASSSPIATSSPIASSSPIASSSHIASSSPIATNSPIATNSPIASNSPIASSSPIATNSPIASNSPIATSSPIASSSPIASSSPIATNSPIATNSPIASSSPIASSSPIATSSPIATSSPIASSSPIASSSPIASSSPIATNSPIATNSPIASNSPIASSSPIATSSPIASSSPIATNSPIATNSPIATNSPIATSSPIASSSPIATNSPIATSSSIATSSPIATSSPIATSSPIATSSPIATSSPIATSSPIASSSPIATNSPIASNSPIASSSPIATSSPIATNSPIASNSPIASSSPIATNSPIASNSPIATSSPIATSSPIATSSPIATSSPIATSSPIATSSPIATNSPIASSSPIATSSPIAIGLLRIL